A single genomic interval of Candidatus Binatia bacterium harbors:
- a CDS encoding type IV pilus twitching motility protein PilT: MVSLRQLLDEMTKMRASDLHISAGVPPQVRVDGSIVPMSHPPLTPQMTQQLAYSVLTEEQRKRFETTKELDLSFGVPGLSRFRANVYLQRGVTSMAIRQIPYEILTFEQLGLSKTVRDFTTKQKGLVLVTGPTGSGKSTTLAAMIDLINSNRAGHIITIEDPIEYVHHHKKCIVHQREINSDTTTFVTALKYVLRQDPDVILIGEMRDLETIAAALTIAETGHLVLATLHTNSAYESINRIVDAFPSNQQQQILSQLAFVLEGVMTQQLIPRAKGPGRVMVSELLICTPAVRAVIRERKIHQIYSLMQAGTKHGMQTMNQALFQAYVNKLISLDEALGRSTDVKELEGMLEKVGVHVTA; encoded by the coding sequence ATGGTTTCGCTTCGGCAACTGCTGGATGAGATGACGAAGATGCGGGCGTCGGACCTGCACATTTCGGCCGGCGTGCCGCCGCAGGTGCGCGTGGACGGATCGATCGTTCCGATGTCGCACCCGCCGCTCACCCCGCAGATGACGCAGCAGCTCGCCTACAGCGTGCTCACGGAGGAGCAGCGCAAGCGCTTCGAGACGACCAAGGAGCTGGATCTCTCGTTCGGCGTGCCCGGACTCTCGCGCTTCCGCGCCAACGTCTACCTGCAGCGCGGCGTGACCTCCATGGCCATCCGCCAGATCCCCTACGAGATCCTGACGTTCGAGCAGCTGGGGCTCTCCAAGACGGTCCGGGACTTCACGACGAAGCAGAAGGGGCTGGTGCTGGTTACCGGACCGACCGGGAGCGGCAAGTCCACGACCCTGGCCGCCATGATCGACCTGATCAACAGCAACCGGGCCGGGCACATCATCACGATCGAGGACCCGATCGAGTACGTCCATCACCACAAGAAGTGCATCGTGCACCAGCGCGAGATCAACTCCGACACGACCACCTTCGTCACGGCCCTGAAGTACGTGCTGCGCCAGGACCCGGACGTGATCCTGATCGGAGAAATGCGCGACCTCGAGACGATCGCCGCGGCGCTCACCATCGCCGAGACGGGGCACCTGGTGCTCGCGACGCTCCACACCAATTCGGCGTACGAGTCGATCAACCGCATCGTGGACGCGTTCCCGTCGAACCAGCAGCAGCAGATCCTCTCGCAGCTCGCGTTCGTGCTCGAGGGCGTCATGACGCAGCAGCTCATTCCCCGGGCCAAGGGTCCGGGGCGCGTCATGGTCTCCGAGCTCCTCATCTGCACCCCCGCGGTCCGGGCCGTGATCCGGGAGCGGAAGATCCACCAGATCTACAGCCTGATGCAGGCGGGGACGAAGCACGGGATGCAGACGATGAACCAGGCGCTCTTCCAGGCCTACGTGAACAAGCTGATCTCCCTGGACGAGGCGCTCGGCCGGAGCACCGACGTCAAGGAGCTTGAAGGGATGCTCGAGAAGGTCGGCGTCCACGTGACCGCCTAG
- a CDS encoding type II secretion system F family protein, with translation MPVYVWKGRTTGGEIQTGELTLDSQEEALAALRKKRIIITSVREKKGDVKLSLPKFGTGVSTRDLAIFTRQFATMINAGLPLVQCLDILSKQTEKENFRAIIAQVMREVEAGNTLAESLAKKENNRVFDELFVNMVEAGEAGGILDDILQRLATFIEKAEALKRKIQGAMVYPAVVMTVAILATAFMLIFIIPTFAKMFTGFGAELPLPTKIVMGLSSFLRSYWWVMLLGIVGTFVGLQRYYRTEQGHIAIDRFLLKIPVLGDVIRKGAVARFTRTLGTLISSGVPILTGLEITARTSGNRVIQEAIMAARASIREGETIAAPLRVSNVFPPMVVQMISVGEETGALDDMLTRIADFYDDEVDTAVEALTSLIEPIMIVFMGSVVGGMVIAMYLPMFKLINVVASGH, from the coding sequence ATGCCCGTTTACGTATGGAAAGGCCGGACCACCGGCGGGGAGATCCAGACCGGCGAGCTCACGCTCGACAGTCAGGAAGAGGCGCTCGCCGCGCTCCGGAAGAAGCGGATCATCATCACGTCGGTCCGGGAGAAGAAGGGCGACGTCAAGCTCAGCCTTCCGAAGTTCGGGACCGGCGTGTCCACGCGCGACCTGGCCATCTTCACGCGCCAGTTCGCCACGATGATCAACGCGGGCCTTCCGCTGGTGCAGTGCCTGGACATCCTCTCGAAGCAGACGGAGAAGGAGAACTTCCGCGCCATCATCGCGCAGGTCATGCGCGAGGTGGAGGCCGGCAACACCCTGGCCGAGTCGCTCGCCAAGAAGGAGAACAACCGGGTCTTCGACGAGCTCTTCGTCAACATGGTCGAGGCCGGCGAGGCGGGCGGTATCCTGGACGACATCCTCCAGCGGCTGGCCACGTTCATCGAGAAGGCCGAGGCGCTGAAGCGGAAGATCCAGGGCGCCATGGTCTATCCCGCCGTGGTCATGACCGTGGCCATCCTGGCCACCGCCTTCATGCTCATCTTCATCATCCCCACGTTCGCCAAGATGTTCACCGGCTTCGGCGCGGAGCTTCCGCTTCCGACCAAGATCGTCATGGGGCTCTCGTCGTTCCTCCGCTCCTACTGGTGGGTGATGCTGCTCGGCATCGTGGGAACGTTCGTCGGCCTCCAGCGTTACTACCGGACGGAGCAGGGACACATCGCGATCGACCGGTTCCTGTTGAAGATCCCGGTGCTCGGAGACGTCATCCGGAAGGGCGCCGTGGCCCGCTTCACGCGCACGCTGGGCACCCTGATCTCCTCGGGCGTTCCGATTCTCACCGGGCTGGAGATCACGGCCCGCACGTCGGGCAACCGCGTGATCCAGGAAGCGATCATGGCGGCCCGGGCCAGCATCCGCGAAGGAGAGACGATCGCGGCGCCGCTCCGGGTCTCGAACGTCTTCCCGCCGATGGTCGTGCAGATGATCTCGGTGGGTGAAGAGACGGGAGCCCTGGACGACATGCTCACGCGCATCGCCGACTTCTACGACGACGAGGTGGACACCGCCGTGGAGGCGCTGACCTCGCTGATCGAGCCGATCATGATCGTGTTCATGGGCAGCGTCGTGGGCGGCATGGTCATCGCCATGTACCTGCCGATGTTCAAGCTGATCAACGTGGTCGCGAGCGGGCACTAG
- a CDS encoding ATP-binding protein: MELTRPPLVPGPDEALRREVRAVIVGRIALITLVTAMAAAFSDRIAEPAQNVPLSFLVALSAGLAIAYHRAAKSGAPLRSLLTMQLIVDVAVISYLLLFTGGASSPFVPLYLLAPLLGGVFLSVQGGMLLAVASAVAYAVLYAAERGGMLPPVSYGLTERLSESALKLRLILYLPLLFVVGAIGGALGRTLREGRRALDEARAELSRALFDTETILENLSSGLASVDAHGVVRHWNRAAGEILGRPAAEVRGRHYETALGEGFEEFHTRIRETLASGIPAARHEARVTTRGGRVVPLGISTSVLVDAEGGRRGVIALFQDLSDVKALEDRIRRGETLAAIGELSAGIAHEIRNCLNPIAGSVEVLQRELQVTGENARLLELIVRESERLDNFIRELLDYARERPLKTERVDLAALTRETAEVARRHPSMGAGKTVTVEAAEKPVWTQVDFEQTKQVLLNLVINALEAIEGAGTVTVRVDPANGSRSRGRSGFAAIEVRDTGAGIRAEDLRQVFEPFFSTKLGGTGLGLAIANRIVERHGGAVEIESRVGVGTTLRLWLPRAERPAKTVARAA, translated from the coding sequence ATGGAGCTCACGCGCCCGCCGCTCGTGCCGGGGCCGGACGAGGCGCTGCGGCGCGAAGTCCGCGCCGTGATCGTCGGCCGGATCGCGCTGATCACGCTGGTCACGGCCATGGCGGCCGCGTTCTCGGACCGGATCGCCGAGCCCGCCCAGAACGTGCCGCTGTCGTTCCTGGTGGCGCTCTCGGCCGGACTGGCGATCGCGTACCACCGGGCCGCGAAGAGCGGGGCGCCGCTCCGGTCGCTCCTGACGATGCAGCTGATCGTGGACGTGGCGGTGATCAGCTACCTCCTGCTGTTCACGGGAGGCGCGTCGAGCCCGTTCGTGCCGCTCTATCTCCTGGCGCCGCTCCTGGGGGGCGTCTTCCTGAGCGTGCAGGGGGGGATGCTCCTCGCGGTGGCGTCGGCGGTGGCGTACGCGGTGCTCTACGCGGCCGAGCGCGGGGGGATGCTCCCGCCCGTCTCGTACGGCCTGACGGAGCGGCTCAGCGAGTCGGCCCTGAAGCTCCGGCTGATCCTGTACCTGCCGCTCCTGTTCGTCGTGGGGGCGATCGGCGGCGCGCTGGGGCGAACCCTTCGCGAAGGACGGAGAGCGCTGGACGAAGCCCGCGCCGAGCTCTCGCGGGCGCTCTTCGACACCGAGACGATCCTCGAGAACCTCTCGAGCGGGCTCGCGAGCGTGGACGCGCACGGCGTGGTGCGCCACTGGAACCGGGCCGCGGGAGAGATCCTGGGACGGCCGGCCGCGGAGGTGCGGGGCCGGCACTACGAGACGGCGCTGGGCGAGGGATTCGAGGAGTTCCACACCCGCATCCGCGAGACCCTGGCGAGCGGGATTCCCGCCGCCCGGCATGAAGCGCGGGTGACGACGCGCGGGGGGCGCGTGGTCCCGCTCGGCATCTCGACGAGCGTGCTGGTGGACGCCGAGGGCGGGCGGCGCGGCGTCATCGCGCTCTTCCAGGACCTCTCGGACGTGAAGGCGCTGGAGGACCGGATCCGCCGCGGCGAGACGCTGGCCGCGATCGGCGAGCTCTCGGCGGGGATCGCGCACGAGATCCGGAACTGTCTCAACCCGATCGCCGGATCGGTCGAGGTGCTGCAGCGGGAGCTGCAGGTGACGGGGGAGAACGCGAGGCTGCTCGAGCTGATCGTCCGCGAATCGGAGCGCCTCGACAACTTCATCCGCGAGCTCCTCGACTACGCGCGCGAGCGCCCGCTCAAGACCGAGCGGGTCGACCTGGCGGCGCTGACCCGGGAGACGGCGGAGGTCGCGCGCCGGCATCCGAGCATGGGGGCGGGGAAGACCGTGACGGTGGAGGCGGCGGAGAAGCCGGTGTGGACGCAGGTGGATTTCGAGCAGACGAAGCAGGTGCTGCTGAACCTGGTCATCAACGCCCTCGAGGCCATCGAGGGCGCCGGCACCGTCACGGTGCGCGTCGACCCGGCGAACGGATCGCGAAGCCGCGGGCGCTCCGGTTTTGCGGCGATCGAGGTGCGGGACACCGGCGCGGGGATCCGCGCGGAGGACCTGCGCCAGGTGTTCGAGCCGTTCTTCTCGACCAAGCTGGGCGGGACCGGGCTCGGGCTGGCGATCGCGAACCGGATCGTGGAGCGCCACGGCGGCGCGGTGGAAATCGAGAGCCGGGTGGGCGTGGGCACCACGCTCCGGCTGTGGCTACCCCGAGCGGAGCGCCCGGCGAAGACCGTGGCGCGGGCCGCCTGA